One window from the genome of Roseomonas haemaphysalidis encodes:
- a CDS encoding ATP-binding protein gives MTVGIEMGTTTTGQPASLDLEELLATRLLVQGNSGSGKSHLLRRLLEQSAPWVQQAVIDPEGDFVTLADRFGHLVIDAAEHSEAALQRAADRVRTHRVSVVLNLEGLDADGQMRHAAAFLGGLFDADRDHWAPMLVVVDEAQLFAPAAAGEVSDEARRASLGAMANLMSRGRKRGLAGIIATQRLAKLAKNVAAEASNFLMGRTFLDIDMARAADLLGMERRQAEMFRDLPRGSFVALGPALSRRPLPIRIGVVETESRGTNPSLIPLPQTAPEDARELVMSAAAQPDPVRPPPRRPAAPPPDILAQLAQARPAAAPPRAEAPPSPEDVIARKAQLDGILRQILAEPEAAFRSVSVLYQDFLVRLRIHAVPGKPPEIPAFRRLLAVARAGISAAAAESDEWAKVEERAATLPEDVQGVFLLLARTALERAPCPSDAVIAQAYGTRSVGRARRLLSYMEEQGAIVCRPDAAGRRIAALVGLGWETAPGDPNAP, from the coding sequence ATGACAGTCGGCATCGAGATGGGCACCACCACCACCGGGCAGCCGGCCAGCCTCGACCTGGAGGAACTGCTGGCCACCCGCCTGCTGGTGCAGGGCAATTCCGGTTCCGGCAAGTCGCATCTACTACGCCGGCTGCTGGAGCAGTCCGCGCCCTGGGTGCAGCAGGCGGTGATCGATCCGGAAGGGGACTTCGTGACCCTGGCGGACCGCTTCGGCCACCTGGTGATCGACGCGGCCGAGCATAGCGAGGCAGCGCTGCAACGCGCCGCCGATCGCGTGCGGACCCACCGGGTGTCCGTGGTGCTGAACCTGGAAGGGCTGGATGCCGACGGGCAGATGCGCCACGCCGCAGCATTTCTAGGCGGATTGTTCGATGCCGACCGGGATCACTGGGCGCCCATGCTGGTGGTGGTGGACGAGGCGCAGCTCTTCGCGCCCGCCGCCGCCGGCGAGGTATCGGACGAGGCGCGGCGGGCCTCGCTGGGGGCCATGGCGAACCTGATGTCGCGCGGGCGCAAGCGCGGCCTGGCGGGCATCATCGCGACGCAGCGGCTGGCCAAGCTGGCCAAGAACGTCGCCGCCGAGGCCTCCAACTTCCTGATGGGCCGCACCTTCCTGGATATCGACATGGCGCGGGCCGCCGACCTCTTGGGCATGGAGCGGCGGCAGGCAGAGATGTTCCGTGACCTGCCGCGCGGCAGCTTCGTGGCGCTCGGCCCCGCATTGTCACGCCGCCCGCTGCCGATCCGCATCGGCGTGGTGGAAACCGAATCGCGCGGCACCAATCCCTCGCTGATCCCGCTGCCGCAGACGGCGCCCGAGGATGCGCGGGAATTGGTGATGAGCGCGGCCGCGCAGCCGGACCCGGTGCGCCCGCCGCCAAGGCGCCCCGCCGCCCCGCCGCCGGATATCCTGGCGCAGCTGGCCCAGGCCCGCCCTGCCGCGGCACCCCCGCGTGCCGAGGCGCCACCCAGCCCGGAAGATGTCATCGCCCGCAAGGCACAGCTGGATGGCATCTTGCGCCAGATCCTGGCGGAACCGGAGGCGGCCTTCCGCAGCGTCTCCGTGCTGTACCAGGACTTCCTGGTCCGGCTGCGCATCCATGCCGTGCCGGGCAAGCCTCCCGAGATCCCGGCCTTCCGCCGGCTGCTGGCGGTGGCCCGCGCCGGCATCAGTGCCGCCGCGGCGGAAAGCGACGAGTGGGCGAAGGTGGAGGAGCGGGCCGCCACCTTGCCGGAGGATGTGCAGGGCGTGTTCCTGCTACTCGCCCGCACGGCGTTGGAGCGGGCACCTTGCCCGTCGGACGCGGTGATCGCCCAGGCCTATGGCACACGCTCCGTCGGACGGGCCCGGCGGCTCTTGTCGTACATGGAGGAGCAGGGGGCCATCGTGTGCCGCCCCGATGCCGCGGGGCGGCGCATCGCGGCGCTGGTCGGGTTGGGTTGGGAAACGGCGCCTGGCGACCCGAACGCCCCATGA